The Polyangium mundeleinium genome contains the following window.
AGCGTACGCGCAGGGACGATATGAAAAGGCAGGTCCGTCGCGACAGGCTCGATGCGCTCGCCCACGGTGACGGTCCGGAGATCGGACGAGCCTTCGAGGGCCTGGAGCACCTGCAAGGGCCCGACGAGGTCGAGGGGCGTAATCTCGGGGAAGACGAGGAAAGCGATGGTCCGTTCGGGCATGGGGGTTCCTCCAGGGGTGGGCGCTGACGAGTAGCACGGCGTCAACCGCGCGCGCCGCGCTCGTCGCGCCGCGTTCGTGCCTCGCTTGGGGGCGCAGAGCCGGGGTTTCACCCCGGACCCCGACCAGGGGTTGTCCACCCCTGGACCCGGACCAGCGCAAGCGCTGGACGCGGGGTCGATGAACTGCGCGATGCGCAGTTCATCGACCAGCCAGGTCAAGACTGCCACGACCCTGCCCACCAAGGCCGCAGCGCTGCAGGTTCAACCGGCGACGTGCCCGTCGCCAGCTTGAACCCCACCTCCATGGTCTTGCCACGGGCCCGTTGGAAGAACTGCGCACCGCGCAGTTCTTCCATCACCGGTCCAGGCCGTGCCTGGTCCGGGTCGAGGGGCGGACAGCCCCCGCGGGGTCCGGGGCAGCGCCCCGGCGCGACGCCTTCGATCCTCGCCCGGTCAGGACGCCTCGATTCGCTCGATTCGTGCTGGCACGTGCTTGTGCCATGGCGTGCCTGCGAGCCAATCTCGCTGTGCGTGGTGGGTGAGCTCGTTTGGTGCTGTGCCGTGCTTGCGCTCGCTGCCGGCTTCGTCGGGGTACAGGAGACCGCCTCCATTGGGCAGGCTCACGTGGCCGGCTCGCATGCCGTCGTTTACTTCTACCGTTGCGGTTGCGCTGCCGCCCTCCGTCACGATTCGTACGACGCTGCCTGTGGAGAGGCCGAGCTCCGCTGCGTCTGCTGGGCTCATGCGAAGGGCGCCTTCGAGGTCGACCTTGCGCCATGCGGGGTCGCGGAAAATGGTGTTCGCCGAGGAGGATCTTCGCTCGCCGGCGGCGAGGATGAACGGATAGTGCGCGTCGCGGGCTCGGGCGGGCTCCGTCGCCAGGCCGAGCAGCTCGGGCAGGAGCTCCGGGACTGTGAGGCGAATTCGTTTGTCCGGGGTGTCGAGCCGCGCCCACGTCTCTTCGTAGGGGTCGACGGTGAAGGTGATGCCGGAGCGCTCCCGGAGAATCGCGTCGAAGAGTGCGTCGGCGTCGGGGAAGCCTGCGCGCTGCACGCTCTCCGGGAAGGTCATGAAGCATGTTTGCGCGATGCCCCAGAGCACGGCGGTGGCCTTGGCGCCCTCGGGCAACGTTGGGCCGAGCGTCTCGTAGAGGATCACGGGCGCGAGCGCCATGAGGTCGGGCCGCGCTCCGACGAGGCCCATGAAGGCCATGGCGAATTCGCCTCGTGAGGACCGCGCGGCTTCGGCGAGCGGGGTGAGATCCACGCCGTCGAGCGCGCCCGTTGCGCGCACGAGGCGGCGATGGATCTCGGGCTCGGGCAACGTCCCCGGGAGCGGCGCGAGGAGGGGGGCGCGGAGCTGGAAGGCGTTGCGCGGGAACTCCAGCGTGAAGAACGTTGCTTCCCATTTCTCGAACTGCGACGCGGTGGGTAGCACGTAATGGGCGAGCCGCGCCGTCTCCGTGAGCGCGACGTCGATCACGACGAGACAGTCGAGCGCGGCGAAGGCCTCGCGGAAGCGCTTGGAATCGGCGAGCGAGTGCGCGGGGTTCGCGCTCTCGACGATCATCGCCCGGAACCGCTTCGGGTGGTCCGTCAGGATCTCGTCCGGGATCACGTTGCAGGGCACGAGCCCTGTGATGATACGCGCGCCGGTGACGGGCGTGGTGCTCCCGCGCTTGCCGCCGCCGCCGCCTCCGCCGAGCGAGGCCATGCGGGAATGGATGTTCATTCCGCCCTCTTTGGCGAAGCTTCCGACGAGGAGGTAGACGAGCTTCTCCAGCCACGAGTCGAGCGTGGAATGGGGCGCCTGCTGGACGCCGAGATCCTCCTGGATGGCGACGCTCTTCGCGCGGGCGATGCGGCGCGCGACCTCGCGCACGAGGGCCTCCTCGACGCCGGAGCGCCGCGCGAATTCGGCGACGGGCACGCGCGCGAGGGCGTCGAGGATGGGCTCCGCGTCGGTCGTGTGCTCGGCGAGGAAGGAGTGATTGACGAGGTCTTCTTGCACGAGCGTGCCGAGGATCGCGGCGAGGCAAAAGGCGTCCGTGCCGGGATGGACGGCGAGGTGGTACTGCGCGAGCCGTGCGGTCTCGGAGCGCCGGGGATCGATGACGACGAGCGCGCGCGTGGGGTCGGCTGCGATCTCCTTGAGCACGTGGCGGGCGCGGGGAAAGCCGTGCGAGTGCCAGGGGTTCTTCCCGACGAAGACGGCGACCTCGGCGTGCTCGAAATCGGGCGCGGTGTGGCAGCGGGGGCGGCCGAAGAGCTTGCCGTCGACCCAGAACTCGCCGGTCTTTTCCTGGGCGAGGGCGTTCGAGCGGTAGACCGCGCCGAGCGCCGCGAGCGTCGCGGTGGCGTAGGTGCCGCAGAGGTGATTGCCCTGGCCGCCGCCGCCGTAATAAAAGATGGAGCTGCCGCCGTGGGTATCGCGGATGCCGACGAGCTTCGCCGTGATCTCGCGGATCGCTGTGTCCCAGTCGATCGGCTCGAACGATCCGTCGGGACGGCGGCGGAGCGGCGTGCGCAGGCGGTCCTTGGCGTTCTGGTAATGGTCGAGCCGCTGGGCCTTCTCGCAGAGATATCCGTGCGATCCTGGGTGCTTTCGATCGCCGCGCACGCGCGTGAGCCTGCGATCCTCGACGAGCACCTCGATGCCGCAGTTCAGGCTGCAGAGGATACACGCGGTCTTCTGGAACGTCCCGGCTTCGGTCGTCATGGAGGGCCTCCCGCGGAGGGGACGATACCACGAAGCGGTTTGCCCTGCCCGAGAGCTTCTCTCTTCCCGCCCGGCGCCGCTCTGGTAGAAGGCTTCTCGTGATGACACGTTTTTCTCTCCTCATGGCCACGGTCGCCTCGTTCGCCGCGGCGGGTTGCTTCAATCCGTACGCGGGCCTCTTCGATCCCGCGGCGATGCAGGCGCAGCAGGCGCAGGTGATGGCCGACGCGCAGGCGCAGAACGACGCGCAGATCCTCGCGCAGCTCGAAGATTCACGCGCTGCCGTGAAAGCGAGCCCGGGCGACATGAACGCGGCGCGGGTGCTCGCGCAGCGCGTGGGGGCTTGTTTCATCCTGGGGCTCGTCGATCGGAAGAAGATCGATGGCGAGGCGGCGATCGCCGAGGTGGATGTGGCGCTCGAAGAGGCCACGAAGAAAAACCCCGACCAGAAGGCCGAGGCGCTCGCGTCGAAGGGGATCTTGTTCCTCCACGCGAAGCGAAACGCGGAGGCCCTCACGACGCTCGAGGCCTCGATGGCCGTGCGGCCCACGGTGTTCGCGTGCGTGCCGCTCCTCAAGGAGCTCGACGACGCGGGGCGATCCGGGGAGGTCGTCGGCCATTGCAAGAAGGCGCGGCCGGCGGCGCGCGATGACGAGGAGCGGTACACGTTGCTCGATAGTTGCCTCCAGCATTCGCATGGCGGCGCCGCGGAGAAGGGGCTCGCGTGGGCGGGGCAGGCGGACATCGATTTCTACAACCAGAAGACGGACGAGATCGTCCGGGAAAAGGCGGCGTACCGGGCCGAGCAGGAGGCGCACTCGGCGCAGATGCAGGCGGACTTCGACGCGAGCCGCAGGCGCTCGGAGCAGGAGCGGGCCGCGCGGGCAGGGGCGGGGAGCACGGGCGGTGGCGGGTCCACGTATTCGCTCCGGCTGCACAACAGTTGCTCGCGAACGATCAAATTGTTCTTCGGGGACAACCCGAAGTTCGGCAGCGGGACGCGGACGTCGCTCGGGTCGAACTCGACGTCGTCGTATTCGGGCGCGGGGCCGAAGACGGTGTGGATCGTGGACGATCGGGATCAGGGCATTTCGAGCTTCGTGGCGAGCGGTTCGCAGTCGATGCAGATCACGTCGAGCTGCGCTGGGTTCTCGACGTACTGAGGGCGCGCCCCTTTCGAATGAGCGCCCACCCGAGGCCGCCGAGCAAAAGCCCGGAGCCGAGGAAGCCGATGTCCCAGAGCAGCGCGTGCGCGCCGGGCCGGACGTGGTGGATGCCGAAGAGCTGATGGTCGATGAGGCCCTCCACGAAGTTGAAGAGGCCCCAGCCGAGCGACATCGCGCCCACGAAGGTCGGCGTCGAGCGGGGGATCGTGTCCTTCTTGATGCCACGCCAGAGCACGGCGAGGCCGATCACGGTCGTCAGCCACGCGATCGCGTGGAAGAGGCCGTCGAAGAACATGTTGATCTTCATGTCCCGGAGGTTCGTCGGAGGCAGGATCGACGAGAGCATGTTGTGCCACTGGAGGAGCTGGTGGAGCACGATGCCGTCCACGAATCCCCCGAGCCCTACGCCGAGCAGGATCCCCGCCGCGACGAGGCCCCCGTCCTTTTGATTGTCTCGTCCCATCACGTCACCCGTCCTTTCCCGTTCCCGCGGTTCGTCCGCGCTTGTGCAACACGAAAGCCACGAGCCAGACGACCAGGAAGGGAAGGAGCAGGAGAGCAAGGTGGTCCCACGTATTCGGATCCTCCCGGATGAATGCGCGTGTCCTCCGCGCGAGCGCGCAGTCCGGACACGCGAGCGCGAGGGCAGGGTGCGCACCGAGGAGACAGGCGAGCACGAGGGCGACGGTCGCTGGCATGCGCGCCCAGGTTGCAACGGCGGTGCCCGCCTCTCCGCTGCGGAGAAGGTGCGCCGAGCGTGCGAGCTCGTGTAGAATCGCGCGCATGCTTTTTCCCATCGCTCGCGCTTTTTTCCTTGTCCTTCCCATCCTCGTGGCCTGCAGCGGGAAGGTCGACGTCGATCACACCTCGACAAGCACCGGCGGCGGGGGCCAGGGCGGCTCGGGTGGCGCCGGTGGCGCCGGCGGCTCCGGCGATTGCCCCGCCGAGCTCCCCGTCGCCGGCGCGCCTTGTGACGTGCCGGAAAACCAACCCTGCTCGTACGGCGAATGTTGCCCGCAGATGTTCACCTGCGAGGCGGGGAGCTGGGTCGAGACCCTCGTCGCGTGTGAGGCGCCGCTGCCGTGCCCCGCGTCACCGCCGCTCGACGGCGCGGCTTGCGCAGGTCCGTGTGGGCAAACCTCGCCGTGCACCTATGCCTGCGAGGCGGGCGGCGCGTCGTTCACCGTGACGTGCGGGGACGACAATCTCTGGCACAGCGACATGCCGACCTTGTGCCAGGGCGCCATGACCTGCGGCGACATGCTCCAATGCCTCGAGGGGTATATCTGCGTCACGAAGCAGGCCTTCGTGGCCACGTACGAATGCGCCCTCGATCCTTGCGGGCCGGAGCCGCTTTCGTGCGCCTGCGCGGAGTCTCTCTGCGGGGACAGCTTCGCCTGCATCCAGGCCTCGGGCAAGAACGTCCTGTGCGAGTGCCCGAATTGCAAGTGAACCGAGGCGGCCCGGTCATCCGGGCGGATCGGCCTCGGGCTCGCCCTGGGCCTTGATACGAAGCGCTTCGAGCGCCGCGCGCGCGTCCAGCGTGCCCTCGGGGGCGGCCCGCTTGCTCGGGCAGAGCTCGTTCAGCGGGCAATGGCGACAATCGGGGGCACGCGCGGTGCAGACGTAACGCCCGTGGAGCTGGAGGCGCAGCCCCACGTCGATCCATTCGTTCGTCGGGAACGAGCGGCAGAGATCGACCTCCACCGCCGCAGGATCTTCTTCTTCCGTGAGCACGAGCCTGCGCGCGACCCGGGCCGTGTGGCGATCGACGGCGATGCCCTCCGCGATCCGGTAGGCGTTCGCGAGCACGACGTTCGCGGTCTTGCGCGCCACGCCGGGCAACGTGATCAACGCGTCGAGCGTGCGCGGGACCTCGCCGCCGAAGTGCTCTGCGATGGTGCGGCTCGCCTCGCGGATCGCGCGGGCCTTGTTCCGGAAGAAACCGGTCTCGTGCACGAGGCGCTCGACCTCGTCTTGCGGCGCGGCGCCGAGCGCGGCCGGCGTGGGGTAGGATTGAAAGAGCGCTGGCGTGACGAGGTTGATCTTCCGGTCCGTGCTCTGCGCCGCGAGGATGGTCGCGACGAGGAGCTCCCACGGATTGCGGAAATCCAGCTCGATCCGCGGCGCCGGGATCGCCCGGGCGAGCCGCGCGTGGATCTCCGTGGCGCGCAGTCGATGCGACGACGGAGCAACGCCCGACGGCGGCGGCCCCTCCGGCTGCGCCGCGCCCCGCCGCACCTCGACACGCCTGGGTTTGCCCACGTCGTCCTCGGGATGCAATCGGCGGGCCCTGCGCATGCGTGGGCCCGGCGCGCGGACGGTCTCGGACGTGTCACGCGGCTCGGCAGGGTCGTCGTGGGACGTCTAGCGTTCGGCCCAATCTCGTTCGAGCTCCCGTAGACGCACGTGCTCGGGGATCGCTCCATGAAGCGCACGCATCGCCGGGTCCTCGATCCTTTCGAGCCGCCATGCGAGCCGGCGAATCGCCTGCGCGAGCGCCTCGCGGGCGGCGGGCATGTCCCCGGTCGCGGCGCGCGCCTCGGCCATCGCGAGGCGCAGGGGGATTTCCGCGTACCCGGCGCTGCCGCCTTCCGCCTCCATTCGGCCCGCGACCTCCTCGGCGACGCGGCGCGCTTCGTCCGGGCGCCCTTCGCGGAGCCACGCGACGATCAGCGTCCTCTCGATGTGCGGTCGCCAGCAACGGACGTTTTGCAGGATCGAGAGGGCCTTCTCCGCGGCCTCTCGGGCCTCCACGACGCGCCCCTCGGCCAGGAAAACCCGGGCGAGCGCGCCGTACGAGACCGCGACCGTGTCTTCCATCGCGCCCTGCTCGATGAGCAGCCTGGCGAGGCCCTCGATTTCCGCCCGCCGATCCGCTGCACATCGCTCCGCGAGGACGAGCATTCGATAAAAGCGCGCCGTGGACGCGAGGAACATGTCGTTCCTGCGGAGGGCGCTCTCCAGAACCTCGTCGATCCCTCGCTCCGCCGCGGCTTCGTCCCCGAGCGCCGCGAGCGTCGCGCTGTGCAGGCACAAGGCCATGCCCCACCAGTTCGAGGAGCACGCCGCCGTATACAGCTCGACGCAGACACGCAAGGACGTGTGGGTCGCCCAGAGATCCCCCTCGATGAGGAACGTGAAAATCGCCCGCGCCTGGTGAATGTGGCCGCCGGCGAGCAGCTCCCCCTCCGGCAGGCGCGGCGCGAGCGCCTCCAGCCGCGAGAGCAGGCGCGCCGCGGGCTCGCGGCTCCCCAACATGCCGAACGCGGACGTCGTCGCCGCGAGGAGCAGGAGGAACGAGGCGACCGCATCCGGCGGGGGCGCGAGGTCCTGGAGGACACGGGCGAGCATGGCCATCTCGTCCCGCAGGTTCCTGTTCACCGCGATGACGAGGAAGGACGCCGCCGCCTGGTTCCAGGCGACGCTCCCGACAGGCAGGAGCGAGAGCGCTTCCTTGCCGAGACGAATGCCCGTTTCCCAGTCGAGGCGCCAGA
Protein-coding sequences here:
- a CDS encoding molybdopterin-dependent oxidoreductase, producing MTTEAGTFQKTACILCSLNCGIEVLVEDRRLTRVRGDRKHPGSHGYLCEKAQRLDHYQNAKDRLRTPLRRRPDGSFEPIDWDTAIREITAKLVGIRDTHGGSSIFYYGGGGQGNHLCGTYATATLAALGAVYRSNALAQEKTGEFWVDGKLFGRPRCHTAPDFEHAEVAVFVGKNPWHSHGFPRARHVLKEIAADPTRALVVIDPRRSETARLAQYHLAVHPGTDAFCLAAILGTLVQEDLVNHSFLAEHTTDAEPILDALARVPVAEFARRSGVEEALVREVARRIARAKSVAIQEDLGVQQAPHSTLDSWLEKLVYLLVGSFAKEGGMNIHSRMASLGGGGGGGKRGSTTPVTGARIITGLVPCNVIPDEILTDHPKRFRAMIVESANPAHSLADSKRFREAFAALDCLVVIDVALTETARLAHYVLPTASQFEKWEATFFTLEFPRNAFQLRAPLLAPLPGTLPEPEIHRRLVRATGALDGVDLTPLAEAARSSRGEFAMAFMGLVGARPDLMALAPVILYETLGPTLPEGAKATAVLWGIAQTCFMTFPESVQRAGFPDADALFDAILRERSGITFTVDPYEETWARLDTPDKRIRLTVPELLPELLGLATEPARARDAHYPFILAAGERRSSSANTIFRDPAWRKVDLEGALRMSPADAAELGLSTGSVVRIVTEGGSATATVEVNDGMRAGHVSLPNGGGLLYPDEAGSERKHGTAPNELTHHAQRDWLAGTPWHKHVPARIERIEAS
- a CDS encoding DUF2243 domain-containing protein; this encodes MGRDNQKDGGLVAAGILLGVGLGGFVDGIVLHQLLQWHNMLSSILPPTNLRDMKINMFFDGLFHAIAWLTTVIGLAVLWRGIKKDTIPRSTPTFVGAMSLGWGLFNFVEGLIDHQLFGIHHVRPGAHALLWDIGFLGSGLLLGGLGWALIRKGRALSTSRTQRSST
- the nth gene encoding endonuclease III; translated protein: MRRARRLHPEDDVGKPRRVEVRRGAAQPEGPPPSGVAPSSHRLRATEIHARLARAIPAPRIELDFRNPWELLVATILAAQSTDRKINLVTPALFQSYPTPAALGAAPQDEVERLVHETGFFRNKARAIREASRTIAEHFGGEVPRTLDALITLPGVARKTANVVLANAYRIAEGIAVDRHTARVARRLVLTEEEDPAAVEVDLCRSFPTNEWIDVGLRLQLHGRYVCTARAPDCRHCPLNELCPSKRAAPEGTLDARAALEALRIKAQGEPEADPPG